The Chthoniobacterales bacterium genome contains the following window.
CTTGCACGACTTGCCCGGCTTCGAAAGTGCTCCCGGACGGCGCTGTGGACGCGGATCCGCCCGCGGTGGCCGTGAGGTTCAGTGTGTAAGTCTGGACTGGGGAGCGGATCGAAAATGCCGTGAGAGATGCGGCATGGCCCGTGTAGCGCGCAGAAAACGGATAAATGCGAAACTCGACGCTGCCCGACAGATTTCCGTATCCCGTGGCGGGAATGAGAAAGGAGAAGTCGTCGGTTGCCGTGTTGGAATTATCCAGCAAGGGCGTGGCAAAGACCGGTGAAGTGAAGTTGTCCACGCTCGTGAACACCGCGTATTGAAGTGGAGAATGCCAATTCTCGCGCCGGATGGTGAAAGCGACACGATTGGAGTTCAGGTTCAGCGTCTGGCTCGATGAAGCAACCCGCACGGAAAGAAACGCGCTGTTGGCGCGCGCTTGCGCCAGGGTGCTGAGGTTGGCATCGCTCGAAACCGAAAAAGCGAGGCGGTTATCTCCGGTTGCTGGTGTTATGCCGGCACCGGCTGTCCAACCTTGTGTCGTCAGGCCGGATTCCATGACGGATGTCTTTGTCCAGGGAAGGTTCAGCGCCGGGCTGACTCCGGTGAAATCGAATGCGATACGTTCGCCTTGCGCGCGCAGCGTGGAGACGGCGGCAAACATCACAAGGAATGTTGTCCGGGCATGTTTGAACATGCGGCAATTCAAACGCTCGTTTGAATTGTGGGCAAGACTTTTTTGCGGCCTTGGATGCCTTGGGCTCGCCTGGCGGGTCACAAGTGTCCCGGACTCGCTCTCGGTGTGGCTGTGAGCAGCAAGTAGTCAGGATTTTCTTTGGCTGCTTTTGCGCCGAACGCTAGTGTCCGGTCAACGGGATGCAACACGCGGATCACTCCGGGCTTTTGGTATGCCTCGGGGCTGTTTTTGCGGGCATGTTTTGCAGACGAGGCGCCGCGCCTGGCATCCGGATGCACAGGCCGTGTTCTTCGCAGTTGGCGACCGGCGCACGTATCAGCGTGATCGCGACTCTCCTTTGGTTTTCTTCCGTCTTTGCCTCCGAGGTCCAGAAACACGGGCTGAGCTTCGAGCACTGGGTGGCCGACGTTTTCTTCGGCGGATATCGCCCGCAGGGTCCGATCGCCAAATGGGACATTCCGGCATCGGCAAACACCGAGCACGGGGGTGTTCCTGTCAATCCCAAGGCCACGAAGTTCGGCCAACCGGTCGGGATGGGCGACGCCTTGAGGCAATACGACATCGATGAACCTTTCCTCCTTATCGTGGGGTTTTGGGAGCAATCGGGGGACGAAAAGAAATTCGTGCAATCGCTGGTCGCGCATGTCACGCCCCAGCAGTGGCGAAATCTGTGGTCGCCGGTGAAGCGCGCCGACCTCGAGACTCTGGATAAGCTGGTAAGGGACACATCCATGCCCATCGCCGAGGTGCGCAGGGAGGTTCTCCGGCGGAAGAAGGAGCCGCCATTTTCGGAGTCGGTGATCCAGATCAACCCGAAAATCGACAAGTCGCAGCGCCGCCTGCAATGCAGCATTTCCTATGAGCGGTTGTTCAAAAATCTCGCGCCGGGATCCGACGGGAGTCGGCTGGAGTCCGCGGAAATTTTCGGCCGTGTTATCGCTGGCATCGCGACTTCACCGCCGCGGGATCTGCCGTGAAGATCCGGTTTTACCTCGAGGATTTGCTGACGCCCCTGACCACGGCATCGGCAAGACGCTGACGGTAGCCCGCGGAGCGGATGCGCCGCGCTTCCGTCGGATTCGAAAGGAAGCCGAGTTCCACCAAAACGGCAGGCCTCGCATTGTTGCGCAGCACATGGAAGCGCGCAGTTTTCACGCCGCGATTGTAGGAGATGCGGGCCAGTTCGCGCTGGATATGGGCGGCAAGGGGATACGAACGGGAGTTGAAATAGTAAGTCTCCGTCCCGTTCGGCGCGGAACGCGGGGCGTCATTGTAGTGCACGCTGACGAAGATTGCGCCCCGTTGGCGGTTGGAAATCGCCGCGCGCGTCGGCAGGGGAACAAAGTAATCTCCTTTGCGCGTCATGATCACGCGGTATCCCTTCGAGCGGAGCCCGCGCTCGATCCGCTTGGCTGTGTCGAGGGTGTATTTTTTC
Protein-coding sequences here:
- a CDS encoding N-acetylmuramoyl-L-alanine amidase produces the protein MILFVSTRRGCPHGRFGAIHRYSVATAGLVFYGSPMRRVLKPLVAVLLASVLAGCAGGGHIGGFRTVVVDAGHGGIDKGARGVDGSLEKKYTLDTAKRIERGLRSKGYRVIMTRKGDYFVPLPTRAAISNRQRGAIFVSVHYNDAPRSAPNGTETYYFNSRSYPLAAHIQRELARISYNRGVKTARFHVLRNNARPAVLVELGFLSNPTEARRIRSAGYRQRLADAVVRGVSKSSR